In Rhizobium lusitanum, a genomic segment contains:
- a CDS encoding Mu-like prophage major head subunit gpT family protein, with the protein MIINTTSLRSAFIGFNAAFQAGLATTTSMYGRIATTVPSTTKEQEYGWLGQFPGFREWIGDRVVNGLASHGYTLKNKSYENTIGVNRDDFDDDNLGIYAPMFQQLGATATNFPDTLIWALLKNGFTSKCYDGQFFFDVDHPVLDAAGNTVSVANTDGGSGTAWFLMDVSQPLKPIIFQSRKPFTNLVRMDKEDDQNVFDKKEYRYGLDGRCSAGFGFWQMAWGSKQPLDATHYEAARVALSSMKADYGQPLAIQPKLLVVPSTLEGAARRLIGNQLNPDGGTNEWFGTAEVLVVPWLN; encoded by the coding sequence ATGATCATTAATACGACTTCCCTTCGATCGGCCTTCATTGGCTTCAATGCGGCCTTCCAGGCCGGTCTTGCCACGACAACCAGCATGTATGGCCGGATCGCAACAACTGTTCCATCGACCACGAAGGAACAGGAATATGGCTGGCTCGGTCAGTTTCCGGGCTTCCGCGAGTGGATCGGCGATCGCGTCGTCAACGGCCTCGCAAGCCATGGCTACACGCTGAAGAACAAGTCCTACGAGAACACGATCGGCGTCAATCGCGACGACTTCGATGACGACAATCTCGGCATCTATGCGCCGATGTTCCAGCAGCTCGGGGCGACGGCGACAAACTTCCCCGATACGCTCATCTGGGCGTTGCTCAAAAACGGCTTCACTAGCAAATGCTACGACGGCCAGTTTTTCTTCGACGTGGATCATCCGGTTCTCGATGCGGCCGGCAACACCGTCTCCGTCGCCAACACAGACGGCGGCAGCGGTACGGCATGGTTCCTCATGGACGTATCCCAGCCCCTGAAGCCGATCATCTTCCAGTCTCGCAAGCCGTTCACCAACCTCGTCCGGATGGACAAGGAGGACGATCAGAACGTCTTCGACAAGAAGGAATACCGGTACGGCCTCGATGGCCGCTGCTCGGCCGGGTTCGGCTTCTGGCAGATGGCCTGGGGTTCGAAGCAGCCGCTCGACGCCACGCATTACGAGGCCGCGCGTGTCGCACTCAGCAGCATGAAAGCGGATTACGGCCAGCCGTTGGCGATCCAGCCGAAGCTACTGGTCGTTCCTTCGACGCTCGAAGGTGCTGCGCGTCGTCTGATCGGCAATCAGCTCAACCCCGATGGCGGCACCAACGAATGGTTCGGTACCGCCGAGGTCCTGGTTGTTCCCTGGCTGAATTGA